Proteins encoded together in one Fervidobacterium thailandense window:
- a CDS encoding cache domain-containing protein, with product MKIRTWLNVTIPSLIAFAIAVASLVGFFSLNAVIKYWEKTYASSEAKFIERQIYHEQEKAMMIIDTLLNDENVVRAFAQKDRDLLISHVMRYHTFYSLHYDLFQIHFHTPEAVSFLRTSDLSKFGDDLKSYRKDVLHVIATKQPTFSTGVGRMGAMIRYIAPVFYEGEYVGSVEANINFATSFAKKLHGDAIVRVFYNEKGERVDIVSRSRDDVEDFTAIYKLDELLQGHTLTLVRGKYAYIAIPIKDFEGKTYAGVFLRTSVEQIQRFRVLMILLQFLVTIIFMAVILIFSHRIGMKLQKRIQEVEKLLNSI from the coding sequence GGGTTCTTCTCTCTGAACGCAGTAATCAAGTACTGGGAAAAGACGTACGCTTCTTCAGAGGCCAAGTTTATTGAACGTCAGATCTATCACGAGCAGGAAAAAGCGATGATGATCATCGACACACTGCTCAACGATGAAAATGTAGTGAGGGCCTTTGCACAGAAGGATCGCGATTTGCTGATTTCTCACGTGATGAGGTACCACACGTTCTACTCCCTGCACTACGACCTATTTCAGATACACTTCCACACACCCGAAGCCGTCTCGTTTTTGAGAACCTCGGATCTCAGCAAATTTGGTGATGATCTCAAGAGTTACAGAAAAGATGTGCTTCACGTTATAGCAACGAAACAGCCAACTTTCTCTACGGGCGTTGGTAGGATGGGGGCAATGATCCGCTACATCGCTCCTGTATTTTACGAAGGAGAGTATGTTGGTAGTGTGGAGGCGAATATAAACTTTGCAACAAGCTTTGCAAAGAAGCTGCACGGAGATGCTATAGTCAGAGTGTTTTACAATGAAAAGGGCGAACGTGTGGATATTGTGTCAAGATCCAGGGATGATGTTGAAGACTTCACGGCGATTTACAAACTCGACGAGCTACTTCAGGGTCATACGTTGACTTTGGTCCGTGGAAAATACGCGTACATAGCTATCCCTATCAAAGACTTTGAAGGAAAAACTTACGCAGGTGTCTTTTTGAGAACCTCGGTAGAGCAGATTCAACGTTTCCGCGTGCTCATGATTTTACTTCAGTTCTTGGTTACGATCATCTTTATGGCTGTCATCTTGATCTTTAGCCACAGGATAGGCATGAAACTTCAGAAACGCATCCAAGAAGTTGAAAAACTTCTCAACAGCATTTAA
- a CDS encoding YbgA family protein: MKRDFAKPRLVVSRCFFEHTRYDGGIISDDLLKKLEKYVDFIKVCPEVEIGLPTPREPIDVFLIDGEIRLLNKTLSVDLTDRMLEFSRKFAQTISTLGVDGMILKSKSPSCGLNDAKLYGPNGKVVSKTPGLFAKTMLEMLIGIPIESEMRLTNDKLRFEFLSTVFTLAKFRNVNNKQELIEFHASNKLFFMAKNEALMRQMGKIVARKGFKEIKEEYETILRKLLKTHVKKPRMINALMHMYGYFKEKVSSDEKAYFMDLLTGYSTNTVSLQSILTLLKSWALRFEEEYLLKQTIFEPYPMDLEAERESREYK; the protein is encoded by the coding sequence GTGAAAAGAGATTTTGCAAAACCAAGGTTGGTCGTCAGTAGGTGCTTTTTTGAACACACCAGATACGACGGAGGAATAATTTCGGACGATCTTTTGAAGAAACTCGAAAAATATGTGGATTTCATAAAGGTATGCCCTGAGGTGGAAATCGGATTGCCGACACCAAGAGAACCGATAGACGTTTTCCTAATTGATGGTGAAATACGGCTTTTGAACAAAACATTGAGCGTCGATCTAACGGATCGGATGCTCGAATTTTCCCGAAAGTTTGCTCAAACCATCTCCACGCTTGGTGTTGACGGTATGATACTAAAATCGAAATCACCCTCTTGCGGTCTCAACGACGCAAAGCTTTACGGACCGAATGGTAAAGTTGTTTCAAAAACCCCTGGACTATTCGCAAAAACGATGCTCGAAATGCTAATCGGTATTCCAATAGAAAGTGAAATGCGCCTCACAAACGACAAACTAAGGTTCGAATTCCTTTCAACCGTTTTCACACTCGCAAAGTTCAGAAATGTGAATAACAAGCAAGAATTGATAGAATTTCACGCCTCAAACAAGCTGTTCTTTATGGCAAAAAATGAAGCACTGATGAGACAGATGGGAAAAATCGTCGCTCGAAAAGGATTTAAAGAGATTAAGGAAGAGTACGAAACCATCCTGAGGAAACTTCTCAAGACTCATGTAAAGAAACCGAGGATGATTAACGCACTCATGCATATGTACGGTTACTTCAAAGAGAAGGTATCGAGCGATGAAAAAGCGTACTTCATGGACCTTTTAACCGGCTACAGTACGAATACAGTATCGCTCCAGTCAATATTGACTTTACTCAAATCTTGGGCACTAAGATTTGAGGAAGAATACTTGCTCAAACAAACCATCTTCGAGCCTTACCCCATGGATCTCGAAGCGGAGCGCGAATCACGAGAGTACAAATGA
- a CDS encoding histidine kinase N-terminal 7TM domain-containing protein, translating to MRDLVHIFLLIYNCTLAVQTLAGFSRIKAADRTITKYGSGFSALIGLYSFANAMELIYLNNSEIHKAFFWYKIQYFAIPYLPVLWFLYILNFVQEFGVFPQLRPKPLMLSLIPLTTTVLVWTNEFHHLYFRGYMIHNTYLARGPFYYVHIIYSYAVSIIGYYVLFNFAKRVRFVNRSVIHHLLIASLIPLSTSLVYILFNLRIDLTPFGLTASAIILLYETKKLMGSDLLGIVKDVVFNSTNDLIMVLDSQERIVSVNKRFDEMIRHLLGVHEYKGRLVSEVLTPECVELIKAGGGFLEKHGMHFELAVVELKSKGERLGSVVFLRDITKLKRAENEVLTQAERYKLLFEFAPVGILIGDTDGNILDVNSEFLKIHGFSEKSEIVGKNVRSLALEEDKEIVERNLMELRKGKTLIHKVRTKRKSGEIRYTELYERCYTLPNGEKGILSVQKDITRQVTVSNVIKTFAKYQHLIIELALRFINVPVESVDCEISNAIRLVSEYLNIDRVRVYRFDNGRFYSIPEWFYSKNSNEERYIEFSIFDAAGEELEKLLRLNQFVITKEGTAHPLILSLLNYYSTVLITPIVLADQLIGFISTACFEKREWTTLERNVLKLLSTLIANVESKRQYEQQLIEAKRIAEEASRAKSTFLANMSHEIRTPLNGIVGFTHLLAQTPLNETQRKYVEIILKSTEVLLGVINDILDLSKIESGKFQIEESECNLKMELQSSLKLYEAKAREKGVDYFVNIDENISGCLYADSIRIQQVLFNLINNAIKFTPSGGKVTITVEKRAESDDSEEIFFSVKDTGIGIPKDRLKIIFEPFEQSDVSITKKYGGTGLGLAISQQIVKLMGSNIQVESEEGKGSEFYFTLKLRKCSKKIAEETEKPKIRRLYKAKVLVVEDYDVNRLLIAEMLKKFGIVPDFALNGAEAVEKVKNTKYDLIFMDVMMPVMDGIEATKEIRKFDHDTPIVALTAHALKSIRDEIFAAGMNEYVVKPTKLEDFERILEKFCHHLTVETEVEAEQSEAHKISHIESILKATKEEQGFTDEFFGELLETFIKSCDKNIEKMKEALQSGDFETLRREAHSLKGAARSLGLEVMAELAYEIENIAREKNVMFDYEAKLIELRKINEKLKQLRKGEK from the coding sequence TTGAGAGACCTTGTTCACATATTTTTGCTGATTTACAACTGCACACTTGCTGTGCAAACACTAGCCGGGTTTTCGAGAATTAAAGCCGCCGACCGCACCATCACAAAGTACGGATCGGGATTTTCAGCATTGATTGGTCTGTACTCCTTCGCCAACGCGATGGAGCTGATTTATCTGAACAACTCTGAGATTCACAAGGCGTTTTTTTGGTACAAAATCCAGTACTTTGCGATTCCTTACTTACCCGTTTTGTGGTTCCTCTACATCCTCAACTTTGTGCAAGAATTCGGTGTGTTTCCACAACTTAGACCGAAACCCTTAATGCTTTCCTTAATACCTCTAACGACAACTGTTTTGGTTTGGACGAACGAATTCCACCACCTTTACTTTAGAGGATACATGATTCACAACACTTACCTGGCCCGCGGTCCATTTTATTACGTACACATCATATATAGTTACGCAGTTTCGATCATCGGTTACTACGTACTCTTTAATTTCGCAAAGCGCGTTCGATTCGTAAACAGGAGCGTAATACACCACCTGTTAATTGCATCCCTTATTCCGTTGAGCACCAGTCTCGTTTACATTCTCTTCAACCTTCGCATCGACTTAACCCCCTTCGGTTTAACGGCAAGTGCGATCATCTTACTTTACGAAACCAAGAAATTGATGGGTTCAGATCTCCTGGGAATCGTTAAGGATGTCGTATTCAACTCCACAAACGACCTTATAATGGTCCTCGATAGCCAGGAACGTATAGTTAGTGTTAATAAAAGGTTCGACGAGATGATTAGACATCTGCTCGGTGTGCACGAATACAAGGGAAGGCTGGTGTCGGAAGTTCTGACACCAGAGTGTGTTGAACTGATCAAAGCTGGTGGTGGCTTTTTGGAAAAACACGGGATGCACTTTGAATTGGCCGTCGTTGAACTGAAATCAAAGGGTGAAAGGTTAGGCTCCGTGGTTTTCTTACGGGACATAACGAAGCTAAAGCGGGCAGAAAACGAGGTGCTCACTCAAGCCGAGCGCTACAAGTTACTCTTCGAGTTCGCACCGGTCGGGATTCTAATCGGAGATACCGATGGAAACATCCTGGATGTGAATTCCGAGTTTTTGAAAATCCACGGGTTTTCCGAAAAAAGCGAGATTGTTGGAAAAAACGTGAGGTCTCTTGCACTGGAAGAAGACAAAGAAATCGTGGAGAGAAACTTGATGGAGCTTCGCAAAGGAAAAACGTTGATTCATAAGGTTCGAACAAAAAGAAAATCCGGAGAAATAAGATACACGGAGTTGTACGAAAGATGTTACACGCTTCCCAACGGTGAGAAAGGGATACTTTCGGTACAAAAGGATATAACACGACAGGTGACCGTAAGTAACGTTATCAAAACCTTTGCGAAATACCAGCACTTAATAATAGAACTTGCTCTGAGGTTTATTAACGTTCCCGTTGAAAGCGTCGACTGTGAAATTTCAAACGCGATAAGACTCGTTTCGGAATACCTGAACATCGACCGTGTCAGAGTGTACAGATTCGATAACGGAAGGTTCTATTCAATCCCGGAGTGGTTTTATTCGAAAAATTCAAACGAGGAACGCTATATTGAATTCTCAATCTTTGACGCTGCGGGAGAAGAGCTTGAAAAACTCCTGAGGTTAAACCAATTCGTTATCACGAAAGAAGGAACGGCACATCCGCTGATTCTTTCGCTGCTGAATTACTACTCTACAGTACTCATAACTCCAATCGTACTCGCCGACCAACTCATCGGTTTTATCAGCACCGCTTGTTTTGAGAAGAGGGAGTGGACTACGCTCGAAAGAAATGTTCTGAAGCTACTTTCAACACTAATTGCAAATGTTGAATCTAAAAGACAGTACGAACAACAACTTATAGAAGCCAAACGAATTGCAGAAGAGGCAAGTCGTGCAAAGTCCACCTTCCTTGCTAATATGAGCCACGAAATTAGAACACCCTTGAACGGTATCGTGGGTTTCACTCACCTGCTGGCTCAAACCCCTTTGAACGAAACCCAACGAAAGTACGTGGAAATTATCCTAAAGTCTACCGAGGTTCTCCTTGGTGTGATAAACGATATCCTTGACCTATCCAAAATTGAAAGTGGTAAGTTCCAGATAGAGGAAAGCGAGTGCAACTTGAAGATGGAACTTCAAAGTTCGCTAAAGCTTTACGAAGCCAAGGCACGGGAAAAGGGGGTAGACTATTTCGTGAATATTGATGAAAACATTTCGGGCTGTCTATACGCCGATTCGATTAGGATTCAACAAGTTTTGTTTAACCTTATCAACAATGCAATAAAGTTCACACCTTCTGGTGGAAAGGTCACAATTACTGTTGAAAAAAGAGCAGAATCTGATGATTCGGAAGAAATCTTTTTCTCGGTAAAGGACACCGGAATCGGTATCCCGAAAGATCGTTTGAAGATTATTTTCGAACCTTTTGAGCAATCTGATGTATCGATAACAAAAAAGTACGGTGGAACGGGTTTAGGATTAGCGATCTCCCAGCAAATAGTAAAACTAATGGGTTCAAATATACAAGTCGAGAGCGAGGAAGGAAAAGGTAGCGAGTTTTACTTCACGCTGAAACTGAGAAAGTGTTCAAAAAAGATTGCCGAGGAAACTGAAAAACCAAAAATCAGAAGGCTCTACAAAGCCAAGGTACTCGTTGTTGAGGATTACGATGTGAACAGGTTACTCATCGCCGAGATGCTCAAAAAGTTTGGTATCGTACCTGATTTCGCCCTGAACGGAGCGGAAGCCGTTGAAAAAGTCAAGAACACAAAGTACGATCTGATCTTCATGGACGTTATGATGCCCGTGATGGATGGAATTGAAGCAACAAAAGAGATCAGGAAATTCGATCACGATACCCCCATCGTGGCACTCACAGCACACGCTTTAAAAAGTATCAGGGACGAAATATTCGCCGCGGGAATGAACGAATACGTTGTAAAGCCAACAAAATTAGAGGACTTCGAGCGTATCCTGGAAAAGTTCTGCCATCATCTTACAGTTGAAACCGAGGTAGAGGCAGAACAATCAGAAGCGCACAAGATTAGCCACATCGAATCTATTTTGAAGGCAACAAAAGAAGAACAAGGATTCACAGATGAATTTTTTGGCGAACTCTTAGAGACGTTCATCAAATCGTGTGACAAAAACATTGAAAAAATGAAGGAGGCCTTGCAAAGCGGAGATTTCGAAACCCTGAGACGTGAAGCCCACTCCTTAAAAGGTGCCGCAAGAAGTCTGGGACTTGAGGTGATGGCAGAACTTGCATACGAAATTGAAAACATAGCACGCGAGAAAAATGTTATGTTTGACTACGAAGCAAAGTTAATAGAATTGCGAAAAATAAACGAGAAACTCAAGCAGCTTAGGAAAGGGGAGAAGTAG